Proteins encoded within one genomic window of Dethiosulfovibrio salsuginis:
- a CDS encoding helix-turn-helix domain-containing protein, protein MLRAYKYRIYPNMEQKSYFAKCFGCVRFIYKRV, encoded by the coding sequence ATGCTAAGAGCCTATAAATATCGTATATATCCTAATATGGAGCAAAAAAGCTACTTTGCCAAGTGTTTCGGCTGTGTCCGTTTTATCTATAAAAGAGTTTGA